A stretch of Desulfuromonas sp. DNA encodes these proteins:
- the cysK gene encoding cysteine synthase A has protein sequence MSAIFTDNSLSIGRTPLVQLNRVIPAGGATVYAKIEGRNPAYSVKCRIGASMIWDAEKSGALKKGMEIVEPTSGNTGIALAFVAAARGIPITLTMPDTMSIERRKVLKAFGANLILTPGAKGMSGAIKEAEELAESNPDKYLLLHQFKNPANPRIHEETTGPEIWDDTAGEIDVLVSGVGTGGTITGISRYIKNTKGRKITSVAVEPADSPVISQHLAGDSLQPGPHKIQGIGAGFIPETLDLDVVDRVEQVTNDEAIEYARRLAKEEGLLSGISCGAATAVAARLAKDPAFKGKKIVVILPDSGERYLSSVLFEDLT, from the coding sequence ATGAGTGCTATTTTCACTGACAATTCCCTTTCTATTGGCCGGACACCACTGGTTCAGCTGAACCGGGTCATTCCGGCCGGCGGGGCCACCGTCTATGCTAAAATAGAAGGTCGCAATCCGGCCTACTCGGTCAAGTGCCGGATCGGTGCATCGATGATCTGGGATGCCGAAAAGAGCGGCGCGCTCAAGAAGGGAATGGAGATTGTCGAACCAACCAGCGGTAACACCGGTATTGCCCTCGCCTTTGTTGCCGCGGCCCGGGGGATCCCAATCACCTTGACCATGCCGGATACAATGAGCATTGAACGACGCAAAGTCCTTAAGGCTTTCGGGGCTAATCTGATCCTGACTCCCGGCGCCAAGGGAATGTCCGGAGCGATCAAGGAGGCAGAGGAGCTTGCCGAATCAAATCCGGATAAATACCTGTTGCTGCACCAGTTTAAAAACCCGGCCAATCCACGGATTCATGAAGAGACGACCGGCCCGGAAATCTGGGACGATACGGCCGGCGAGATCGATGTACTGGTCTCCGGCGTCGGCACCGGCGGCACCATTACCGGCATCTCACGCTATATCAAGAATACCAAGGGTAGAAAAATCACTTCGGTCGCCGTTGAACCGGCTGACAGCCCGGTAATCAGTCAACACCTGGCAGGTGATTCATTACAGCCGGGGCCGCATAAAATCCAGGGAATCGGAGCCGGCTTTATCCCCGAGACCCTTGACCTTGATGTTGTTGATCGGGTTGAGCAGGTAACCAACGATGAAGCGATTGAATATGCCCGGCGCCTCGCCAAAGAAGAAGGCCTTCTTTCCGGAATCTCGTGCGGTGCGGCCACGGCGGTCGCGGCCCGACTGGCCAAGGATCCGGCCTTCAAGGGGAAGAAGATCGTCGTCATCCTCCCCGACTCGGGTGAGCGCTACCTGTCCAGCGTGCTGTTTGAGGACCTAACTTAA
- a CDS encoding cystathionine gamma-synthase (catalyzes the formation of cystathionine from L-cysteine and O-succinyl-L-homoserine) — MNRKKLSTQSVQIGVGRDDQTGGISFPIYPSATYRHPGVGQSTGYDYTRSGNPTRDVLEEGLAKLEGGARGLAFASGMAALTTLFLHFSSGDHLVLSEDLYGGTYRVLADVFGKLGISTTYVDTTNTAAVAAAITSDTKALLVETPGNPLLGVADLAALGDLCRKNNLLYVVDNTFLTPALQRPIEFGADVIVHSATKYLGGHSDLCAGALVFIDKELGEQFYMLQNATGAILPPQECWLLIRSLKTLPLRIKQHCETAMTVAHWLQKHPKVEKVYYPGLNEHPGHALSQKQASDFGGMLSFRTSSPELAARALEKLQLISFAESLGGVESLMTLPAVQTHGDIPEKERERLGITDTLLRLSVGLEDAEDIIADLEQALNQ; from the coding sequence ATGAACAGAAAAAAGCTTTCTACCCAGAGCGTTCAGATCGGCGTTGGCCGTGATGATCAAACCGGTGGCATCAGCTTTCCGATCTACCCGAGCGCTACCTACCGCCATCCGGGTGTCGGCCAGAGCACCGGCTACGACTACACCCGCTCCGGCAACCCGACCCGAGATGTCCTTGAAGAGGGTCTGGCCAAACTTGAAGGTGGAGCTCGGGGACTGGCTTTCGCTTCCGGTATGGCCGCCCTGACCACGCTCTTCCTGCACTTTTCATCCGGAGACCACCTGGTCCTCTCTGAAGACCTATACGGTGGCACCTACCGCGTCCTGGCTGACGTTTTCGGCAAGCTCGGTATCAGCACCACCTACGTCGATACGACGAACACCGCCGCGGTTGCAGCGGCGATCACCTCCGACACCAAAGCATTGCTGGTCGAGACACCCGGTAATCCCCTGCTCGGTGTCGCCGACCTTGCCGCCCTCGGTGATCTGTGCCGGAAAAACAATCTTCTCTACGTCGTCGACAACACCTTTCTGACTCCGGCCCTGCAGCGACCGATTGAATTTGGTGCTGACGTCATTGTCCATTCAGCAACCAAATACCTTGGCGGTCACAGTGATCTTTGTGCCGGTGCCTTGGTTTTCATAGATAAAGAGCTTGGCGAACAGTTTTACATGCTGCAGAATGCCACCGGTGCCATCCTGCCACCGCAGGAATGCTGGCTACTGATCCGCAGCTTGAAAACACTGCCATTGCGCATCAAACAACACTGCGAAACCGCCATGACCGTCGCCCACTGGCTGCAGAAGCACCCGAAGGTTGAAAAGGTTTATTACCCTGGGCTGAACGAGCACCCCGGCCACGCATTGAGTCAGAAGCAGGCAAGCGATTTTGGTGGTATGCTGTCATTTCGGACTTCGTCTCCGGAACTGGCGGCCCGGGCACTGGAGAAGCTGCAACTGATCTCCTTTGCCGAAAGCCTTGGCGGCGTCGAGTCCCTGATGACCCTGCCGGCAGTGCAAACCCATGGCGACATCCCGGAAAAAGAAAGGGAGCGTCTCGGGATTACCGACACCCTACTGCGACTTTCGGTCGGGCTGGAAGATGCGGAGGATATCATCGCCGACCTCGAGCAGGCATTAAACCAATAG
- a CDS encoding cystathionine gamma-synthase (catalyzes the formation of cystathionine from L-cysteine and O-succinyl-L-homoserine), with amino-acid sequence MSVKSYKPATLVVHQGTDRDPFTGAATIPIYQASTYHHPDGESGTYEYARSGNPSRQQVEEAVALLEGGTNGFAYPSGMAAIGSALALLKSGDHLIVPDDLYGGSYRYLTQLIPDLGIEVTFADFCDPNKIAEAVNNKTRGIFIETPSNPQFQVTDIRAIVDIAQRGNILTFLDNTFMTPLLQKPLELGVDVSINSATKFLGGHSDILAGVNVTKDSVLAKKLRRFQTGFGAVLGPFDSFLLARGLKTLKVRLEAAQKSAGELAERLAGHPAIARTIYPGLDRFAQKELHYSQATGPGAVLTFELKEEKRVKPLLEKIRLPIIAPSLGGVESILTHCWTMSHAAMPAEVKERLGISEGLLRLSVGLEDVEDLWEDLDSALS; translated from the coding sequence ATGAGCGTAAAAAGCTACAAACCGGCCACCCTCGTCGTTCACCAGGGCACCGACCGCGACCCCTTTACCGGGGCGGCGACCATACCAATCTACCAGGCTTCGACCTACCACCATCCGGACGGCGAGTCAGGCACCTATGAATATGCCCGCAGCGGCAATCCGAGCCGCCAGCAGGTCGAGGAAGCGGTTGCCCTGCTCGAAGGCGGAACCAACGGCTTTGCCTACCCCTCCGGCATGGCAGCGATCGGCAGTGCACTGGCCCTGCTGAAAAGCGGCGACCACCTGATTGTTCCGGACGATCTTTACGGCGGTAGCTATCGCTACCTGACCCAGCTCATACCGGACCTCGGCATTGAAGTCACTTTTGCCGACTTCTGCGACCCGAACAAGATTGCCGAGGCGGTCAACAACAAAACACGCGGCATCTTTATCGAAACCCCGTCGAATCCGCAGTTCCAGGTCACCGACATCCGGGCGATCGTCGACATTGCACAGAGGGGAAATATCCTGACCTTTCTCGACAACACCTTCATGACACCGCTCCTGCAAAAACCGCTCGAGCTCGGAGTCGATGTTTCGATTAACAGCGCCACCAAGTTCCTCGGCGGTCACAGCGACATTCTGGCCGGGGTCAATGTGACCAAAGATTCGGTTCTCGCGAAAAAGCTGCGCCGCTTCCAGACTGGCTTTGGCGCCGTACTCGGACCCTTCGACTCATTTCTGCTGGCGCGCGGCCTGAAGACCCTGAAGGTCAGACTTGAGGCGGCCCAGAAGTCAGCGGGTGAACTGGCTGAGCGTCTGGCCGGGCACCCGGCAATCGCCCGAACCATCTATCCCGGCCTCGACCGGTTCGCGCAAAAAGAGCTTCATTATTCCCAGGCCACTGGCCCGGGTGCCGTTTTAACGTTCGAATTGAAAGAAGAGAAGAGAGTCAAACCGCTGCTCGAAAAGATCCGGCTGCCGATTATCGCCCCGAGCCTCGGGGGAGTCGAATCGATCCTGACCCACTGCTGGACGATGTCGCACGCCGCGATGCCGGCCGAGGTCAAGGAGCGGCTCGGTATCAGTGAAGGATTGTTGCGCTTGTCGGTCGGGCTCGAGGATGTCGAGGACCTCTGGGAAGACCTGGATTCGGCCTTGAGCTGA